The following proteins are encoded in a genomic region of Vicia villosa cultivar HV-30 ecotype Madison, WI unplaced genomic scaffold, Vvil1.0 ctg.002147F_1_1, whole genome shotgun sequence:
- the LOC131638018 gene encoding cytochrome P450 94B3-like — MVGAFITFLLSLQPLSFIFFLLFYLTFLNFLPVKKLAGTGPTTYPIIGCLLSFSRNRFRLLDWYTDLLAQSPTNTILVERLGTCRTVITANRHNVEYILKTNFKNFPKGKPFTEILGDFLGKGIFNVDGDLWIKQRKLASHEFSLRSINDFIMHTLKEEVNGKLLPLMDSLCVENKEVDLQELLGRFSFNVICKFTLGSNDDDDGENNRCCLDPSFPFSPLARAFDVAAEISARRGAAPLFLVWRMKKWLRVGSERRLREAVNEVQTRVMEMISNRKKKMNVLGEEFLGGQDLLSRLISSGHDEEVIRDMVISLIMAGRDTTSSALTWFFWLLASHSEIEDRIVKESLDYDYDFDYESLKNMKYLKACLCESMRLYPPVAWDSKHATCDDILPDGTLVKSGDRVTYFPYGMGRMENLWGKDWFEFRPDRWFVEPVEPGENEVKLKEVCPFKFPIFQGGPRVCLGKEMAFVEMKYVVASIVRRFKIRIVSSEKPMFVPLLTAHMAGGLKVLVSERV; from the exons aTGGTGGGAGCCTTCATCACTTTCCTTCTTTCCCTTCAACCTCtctcattcatcttcttccttctctTCTACCTAACATTCCTCAACTTCCTACCAGTCAAAAAACTCGCCGGAACCGGTCCAACAACTTATCCGATCATAGGCTGTTTACTATCTTTCTCCAGAAACCGTTTCCGGTTGCTAGATTGGTACACTGACCTTCTAGCCCAATCGCCAACCAACACTATATTGGTTGAGCGATTGGGTACATGTAGAACGGTTATAACCGCAAATCGACACAACGTGGAATATATACTCAagacaaattttaaaaacttCCCTAAAGGAAAGCCTTTCACTGAGATCCTCGGAGATTTTCTCGGGAAAGGTATATTTAATGTGGATGGCGATTTATGGATCAAACAGCGAAAACTCGCGAGTCACGAGTTTTCGCTTAGGTCCATTAATGACTTCATCATGCACACGTTAAAGGAAGAAGTGAATGGAAAGCTATTGCCATTAATGGATTCATTGTGTGTGGAGAACAAAGAAGTTGACTTGCAAGAGTTGTTGGGGAGATTTTCTTTCAATGTGATTTGCAAATTCACATTAGggagtaatgatgatgatgatggtgagaaTAATAGATGTTGTTTGGATCCTAGTTTTCCGTTTTCACCGTTGGCGAGGGCTTTCGACGTGGCTGCAGAGATTTCGGCGAGGCGTGGAGCAGCGCCGTTGTTTTTGGTGTGGAGAATGAAGAAATGGCTGAGAGTTGGATCGGAAAGGAGGTTGAGAGAAGCGGTGAATGAGGTTCAGACACGTGTCATGGAAATGATTtcaaatagaaagaaaaagatgaatgtaCTTGGAGAAGAGTTTCTTGGTGGTCAAGATCTCTTGTCACGTCTCATTTCTTCAG gtCATGATGAGGAAGTGATTAGGGATATGGTGATAAGCTTGATTATGGCAGGGAGAGATACCACATCATCAGCATTAACATGGTTCTTTTGGTTACTAGCAAGTCATTCTGAGATTGAGGACAGGATAGTGAAAGAGTCGTTGGATTATGATTATGATTTTGATTATGAATCATTGAAGAATATGAAGTATTTAAAAGCATGCTTATGTGAATCAATGAGATTATATCCACCAGTGGCATGGGATTCAAAGCATGCCACGTGTGACGATATCTTGCCAGATGGCACGTTGGTAAAAAGTGGAGATAGGGTGACTTATTTTCCATATGGAATGGGGAGAATGGAGAATTTATGGGGAAAAGATTGGTTTGAGTTTAGACCGGACCGGTGGTTTGTTGAGCCGGTTGAACCGGGGGAGAATGAAGTAAAATTGAAAGAGGTTTGTCCTTTTAAGTTTCCTATTTTTCAGGGTGGTCCAAGGGTGTGTTTGGGAAAAGAAATGGCTTTTGTTGAAATGAAATATGTGGTGGCTTCGATTGTTAGGAGATTTAAGATTAGAATAGTTAGTAGTGAGAAGCCTATGTTTGTGCCTCTTCTTACGGCGCACATGGCTGGCGGCTTAAAAGTATTGGTTTCTGAAAGGGTGTGA